One segment of Cololabis saira isolate AMF1-May2022 chromosome 9, fColSai1.1, whole genome shotgun sequence DNA contains the following:
- the LOC133451531 gene encoding C-X-C motif chemokine 10 has translation MNKSLLLLAALTLCCCISSLDASSRSWCNCMQIISHPIPERRIGKIEVTPPSGRCRRTQVKITMRNGSKVCVNPNAKWLTKLLAALEKKNGDFNSTLPPPASSTASW, from the exons ATGAATAAATCACTGCTCCTGCTGGCGGCTCTGACGCTCTGCTGCTGCATCTCCTCTCTGGACG cttcTTCCAGGTCTTGGTGTAATTGCATGCAAATCATCTCCCATCCCATCCCTGAAAGGAGGATCGGGAAAATCGAGGTGACCCCTCCATCTGGACGGTGCCGCCGGACTCAAGTGAA AATCACCATGAGGAATGGTTCAAAGGTCTGCGTCAATCCAAATGCGAAGTGGCTCACAAAGCTTCTTGCAGCTTTGGAAAA GAAAAATGGGGACTTTAACTCAACTCTGCCACCCCCGGCTTCCTCAACAGCCTCCTGGTGA